The genomic segment CCCCCTGGTCTCTGCAACTTCTCTCACAGCTCCTCTCTGGCCCCttgtcctcctctcccttctggaTGGACCCTGCTTCAGCCTTCCCTTCCAGcagaggaaataaagattttccaTTCCTGGCTGGTTTTGAAGATGTCTTGTCCACCttgcctgggggtgggtggggcaaGGCAGAACTTCTCCTTGAGTGGGTTGAGAGCCTCTGGGAGTTAGGGTCCTGGGCTTCCACCCCACTTCCTGCCCTTCTTCAGTGTGGATGTCACTGAGCTTGCTGGGCTTAGTTTTGCCTCTCCGGAAAATGGGGAAGTTGGGCCAGGCTTTCACTTGCCTCCCAGAGAAAGCTAAGAGGAAGTGCTCTGATAGAGCATACGCagtgagggagctgggggaggctCCTGAGGGCAGTGGTGGACAAGCCAGTCTGAGGCCACAGGAGGCCACCGGGACAACACCCCATGCcagccccctttccctctctgccaTTTCCCCCTCGGCAGCTAACCCTACCCACCCCACCACGATCATCTGTGGGGTTCAGTGCTTCTGCTGTCTCCACTTCCCCCTGTGAAAATCCTGTCTCAGGAGAGGATCTGGAAAACCTTTTCACTGGAGGGTACATAACTCAGGCAAGCGCCAGTGTGCACATCGCCCGGCAAGAGGCTGAAGGCGGAATTCcaggctggggtgtgggggtgtgggtggggaggaatggttgtgagggtggtggtgggaatTTGTTTTTCCTGAGGGGTGGGTGTTCCAGATGTCCTTTAAATCATATCCTATAGACCACTGGCTGATCCCTCTCCTTCATCGGGGGTTGACCCTGAACACGCTCTGGGGAGCCCCCCGGACCAAGGAGCTGCCGGAGCTCGATGTCCCTGACTTGCAACGGTCTCCCCTGGGATCCCGGTTCCATCCGGGAACCCGGAACAGCTCGACGCAGGAGGCGCGGAGGGCTGGGGGCCCCCAGGGTGTGTCGTGCGGGCGCGGGCGCCCAGCGGGCCTGGACGGGGCGGGCCTGAGGGCGGGGCGGAGGTCGGGATGGggctggcctgggggtgggggggggggggagttggctggggtgggcggggcggggcggggttgGGGGCCTGGCGGCGGGAGGGGTGGGCTCTGGCTCGCCCGGCCTCCGCTCGGCGGCCGCTAAAAGGCGCGCTGGCCACCGCCCTGCCGGTCCCTGGACGCTCTCCCGGCTAAGCGGTGAGTCCTTGCGGGGCCGCCGGGTCCCCGTGGCCGCCCGCCCTGGGGTGAATCGGCCCCCGGGCTGCGGGAGGGGTGTGCCCCGGGTGTGTCAGCGCGGCCCGCCTCATACTCCCCGACTTCTGGAACCCCTGGAGGCTAGCTCTCAGCTGTGGTCCTATTTGCTCCTTGACCACCTCTCTCCTCTGGGCCTTCaggtctgcctctccttccccctcaaGCCCTGGGCTGACTCCTGATGGTGACACCGATGCGGGTGGGGACAGAGCACTTGGGGAATGTggatgtgggtgggtggggaggccgTTGGGCACTGACCAGCCTTTCCGCCCCCAGCTCTGAGCCCAGTGCCCAGCCATGGCGTGCCCCCTGGATCAGGCCATTGGCCTCCTCGTGGCCATCTTCCATAAATACTCGGGCAGGGAAGGTGACAAGAACACTCTGAGCAAGAAGGAGCTGAAGGAGCTGATCCAGAAAGAGCTCACCATTGGTGCGGTGAGTAAGGCCCCTCGTCCTCTGCCCTTTAGAAgcagggtgaggagagggagagtcgCCAGGTGCATCTGGCTCACCATTATCCACACTCTGGGGCCCAAGTCCACATAGCTTTCTGGGACCATTGGTCAATTCCTAATACTCTCAGCCTGGTACTCTCCCTAGTGAGGAGCAGGAGCGGAGGAGAAGTAAGCCAAGTGAACCCAAGGTGGACTCAGTGTCTTTGACAAAGAGAGTGCACAGCCACTTGTGTGAGGGAGGGCTGCCtagaagggggaaagggagagaaccCAAGGTTCTCATCACGTTGAGTCTGGATTTCCCTCTCTGACATGCTAGAAGCTGCAGGATGCTGACATTGCAAAGCTGATGGACGACCTGGACCGGAACAAGGACCAGGTGGTGAACTTCCAGGAATATGTCACCTTCCTGGGAGCCTTGGCTTTGATCTACAATGATGCCCTCAAGGGCTGAAAATAAATCAGGAAGGTGGAGACACCCTCCATCGGGCCTGCCTAAGTCAACTGCCTCCAGTGGTGGgtaactgttcaataaatatctttttttggtTGTCTGCCTCCGTGTCCTGGCTTCTAGTGATTTCTGTTCCCTCCTCTTCGTGGTGCTGTGCCAGCCATCAGAGTTTGCTCATGGTCACCTCTGGGAGTGACTCAGCAATGACCCACACCTGGGGCCACCCTGACCAGGCCACCGCTAGCTCGTAAGGTGCCTTTACATGAATTAGAAAAGGGTCTCGCCCTGGACGAAGGCATCTTAAGGGACAGTCAGGTGGTCCCCAGGAAAGAGGGTTTTAGGAtgtgggtggggaaggaaatggtgccTGAGCCAGGCTGGGATGGGTCCAATGGGGGGCAGAGGTAGTCCTGGTGATGCGATGTAGTTTTTGAATGTTGGTGAGGTTGGTGAGGGCTGGAGCCGACGgccaagaattcttgagatgtccttggtgcaaaaaggtggttttattaaagctcgGGGACAGGACACGTGGGCAGAAAAGAGCTGCTGTCCCGGGATTGTAaggagcaactgattatatacctttgggttgggggaagtaaagataagggaagATCCAGAAGGACTTTCATATGTGAAAGCCGACTCtcaagatactggaggccttgctattGCCAAGCTAaggtttttccctctagcaaagtatttacattaagacagttgggagcttcctggaggaaggtctACTCTGCTTGCCTCGAATattttgtcaatgggctgcagactataaggacatttaaatttatttacatttccttctgcctttgtttcccacatcattggCAGGGTCCCTGAAGACAAAGACCTGTTTTGCTCTGGGTGTGCTGACAGAAGGGCCGTGGGGTGGGGCCGGtccactttcttccttctgtggAGTGGAGGCAGAGAGGGCATGTCCGGAGTGCCCAAAGCCCGGCTGGAGAGGGTTCTGGGGCCACTGAGGCCACTGTAGTGCTGAGTCCACAGCAGCTGCCCATGGCCCAGTTGGAGGTGGGGGGCCTACTTTAGGATCCTGTCTCTGTATTTTGTGTTGGGGGTGGTGGTCTGAGTAGCTGGCAGCTGCAGGAACATGAGAATCATGGGGTGCTCTTtgatgggggcagggt from the Halichoerus grypus chromosome 7, mHalGry1.hap1.1, whole genome shotgun sequence genome contains:
- the S100A6 gene encoding protein S100-A6 is translated as MACPLDQAIGLLVAIFHKYSGREGDKNTLSKKELKELIQKELTIGAKLQDADIAKLMDDLDRNKDQVVNFQEYVTFLGALALIYNDALKG